In Solanum pennellii chromosome 3, SPENNV200, a single window of DNA contains:
- the LOC107015111 gene encoding endoglucanase 8-like, with protein sequence MIIGSGKLSLNCLVLKIIAAVFVCLTSTVVAINVPNPNYADALTKSILFFEGQRSGKLPPNQRVTWRKDSALLDGADKGVDLVGGYYDAGDNVKFHFPMAFTTTMLAWSVEQFKNSMGPDLQHAMEAIRWSTDYFLKATNIPNVVYAQVGNAEGDHNCWERPEDMDTPRTAFAVTAQAPGSEVSAEIAAALASASVVFKRTDPAYSKLLVNRAVQVFEFADKYRGSYNDHLGSWVCPFYCDYNGYKDELLWAAAWLLKATRKPMYWIYVKQNIINFKSDMESSLSEFGWDAKHAGINVLISKFVLDNPSNANPFLPYADTFVCSVLPESPTNTVRYTPGGLMYKSGICNMQNPTALSFLLLTYARYMKSRVIRCGNIDVTQKMLIRFARSQVNYILGINPMNMSYMVGFGTKFPQRIHHRGASLPSINQHPEKMGCKEGTPYFLSENRNPNLHIGAVVGGPDIKDYFVDSRPNAAQSEPTTYVNAPLVGLLAYFKAHP encoded by the exons ATGATTATTGGTAGCGGAAAATTATCTCTTAATTGTCTAGTCCTGAAAATAATAGCAGCAGTATTTGTCTGCTTGACATCAACGGTTGTGGCAATTAACGTTCCTAATCCTAATTATGCTGATGCCTTGACAAAGAGTATTCTCTTCTTCGAGGGACAAAGGTCTGGTAAATTACCCCCTAACCAGCGCGTGACTTGGAGAAAGGATTCTGCTCTTCTTGATGGAGCTGACAAGGGT gtGGATTTGGTAGGTGGGTACTATGATGCTGGTGACAATGTCAAGTTCCACTTTCCAATGGCTTTTACAACGACCATGTTGGCTTGGAGTGTCGAGCAGTTTAAAAATTCAATGGGACCAGACTTGCAACATGCCATGGAGGCTATCAGGTGGTCCACGGATTATTTCTTAAAGGCAACAAACATTCCCAATGTGGTATATGCACAAGTAGGTAATGCGGAGGGCGATCACAACTGTTGGGAAAGGCCTGAAGATATGGACACTCCTCGTACTGCTTTTGCAGTTACTGCACAAGCTCCTGGTTCTGAAGTTTCTGCTGAAATTGCTGCTGCTCTAGCTTCTGCCTCCGTGGTTTTTAAGCGTACTGATCCTGCATATTCCAAATTGCTTGTCAACAGAGCTGTTCAG GTTTTTGAATTTGCGGATAAATACAGGGGATCTTACAATGATCACTTAGGATCTTGGGTGTGCCCATTCTATTGTGATTACAATGGATACAAA GATGAATTGCTTTGGGCTGCTGCGTGGCTCCTCAAAGCTACAAGAAAACCTATGTATTGGATCTACGtcaaacaaaacataataaacTTCAAATCAGACATGGAAAGCAGCTTATCAGAATTCGGATGGGATGCCAAGCATGCTGGTATCAATGTGCTTATCTCCAAG TTTGTTCTCGATAACCCTTCAAATGCTAACCCCTTCCTTCCATACGCTGATACATTCGTCTGCAGTGTATTGCCTGAATCTCCCACCAATACAGTCAGATACACTCCAG GTGGACTCATGTACAAATCAGGGATTTGTAATATGCAAAATCCAACAGCTCTGTCATTTCTACTTCTTACCTATGCGCGCTACATGAAGAGCAGAGTCATTCGTTGTGGCAACATTGATGTAACTCAAAAGATGCTCATTCGTTTTGCAAGAAGCCAG GTGAATTATATTCTTGGGATAAATCCAATGAACATGTCATACATGGTTGGGTTTGGAACGAAATTTCCTCAAAGAATACACCATAGAGGAGCTTCATTGCCGTCTATCAATCAACATCCAGAGAAGATGGGATGTAAAGAAGGGACACCATATTTCCTCAGTGAAAATCGAAATCCCAACTTGCATATAGGGGCTGTGGTTGGAGGACCTGATATCAAAGATTATTTTGTTGATTCAAGACCTAATGCTGCCCAGTCAGAACCAACTACATATGTAAACGCACCTCTTGTTGGCCTCTTAGCTTATTTTAAAGCTCATCCCTAG